The Toxorhynchites rutilus septentrionalis strain SRP chromosome 3, ASM2978413v1, whole genome shotgun sequence genome includes a region encoding these proteins:
- the LOC129778610 gene encoding glutathione S-transferase 1-1-like: MPVYIWTVDTIGRYSVRIKVKMTITLYYAPMSPPCRAIILLIKELELNIELKEVNVFAGETMTEDFLRMNPEHTIPLLDDNGFYLWESRAILTYLIDSFRPAHDLYPNIPKEKALINRVLYHELTEFYPNSFGLIIPIMKRQTAVVSDESKAKISNVFSRLELYLSRNDWFAGENITVADLSLLPTVASLVHCGFNISEFPRIADWYENCKVLKGYHDDQAVAQQLGGYFRSLVPEGL; encoded by the exons ATGCCAGTATATATTTGGACAGTGGATACAATAGGTCGATACTCGGTGCGGATTAAAGTCAAGATGACAATTACGCTATACTACGCCCCGATGAGCCCTCCATGTCGGGCGATAATTCTGCTCATCAAGGAACTCGAATTGAACATCGAG CTAAAAGAAGTAAACGTCTTCGCGGGTGAAACTATGACTGAGGACTTTTTGCGCATGAATCCCGAGCATACAATTCCGCTGTTGGACGATAACGGATTCTACCTTTGGGAGTCACGTGCCATTCTGACTTATTTGATTGACTCCTTCCGCCCGGCGCATGATCTCTATCCGAACATTCCGAAAGAAAAGGCGCTTATCAATCGCGTTCTTTATCACGAACTGACGGAATTCTATCCAAACTCGTTCGGTCTAATAATACCGATTATGAAGCGCCAAACTGCGGTCGTATCCGATGAGTCGAAGGCCAAAATTAGCAATGTTTTCAGCAGATTAGAACTGTATCTGTCACGGAACGATTGGTTTGCAGGGGAAAACATTACCGTGGCTGATCTGTCTCTATTGCCGACAGTCGCTTCATTGGTG CACTGTGGATTCAATATTTCCGAATTTCCGCGAATAGCCGATTGGTACGAAAATTGTAAGGTTCTGAAAGGATATCATGATGACCAAGCAGTAGCCCAACAACTTGGAGGGTACTTCCGATCACTGGTGCCAGAAGGGCTTTAA
- the LOC129777796 gene encoding gustatory receptor for sugar taste 64a-like yields the protein MDISQIDDFWSAFRPIIFVAQLFTLFPVEGVFAREAERINFHWVSWRTLVSLLFLVLGALVIIAQLNHVVCSHATPSRITEALYYILNFSGAVCFFVIAMRWQTVILNWRMYEEVFLYVPYKQLGRSLKFKVRFVGFIVLLLALLEDLLHISSCFESNYEYLSRCDNGSAFWQTFYEREHPQIFQYIEYSLPMAILVEYTHKVYLFLWTFMDLFITLVSLGLSTRFEQLYSRIEHLKGKSMPDSFWVEIRLDYSRISNLVAFIDKVLSPIILITCASDIYFITYQLYMSVKLNASMPLSTLYYRLSLVFLIFRALLMLLTSSHIFVASQKPLGILRAVPMSSWTTNVQRFTHEILNIQNALSGHKFFFLKRQIILAMAGTLLTYELVMLSEVKSTDDAEFCDRPTRLY from the exons ATGGACATCTCGCAAATTGATGATTTCTGGAGTGCTTTCAGGCCTATTATTTTTGTGGCTCAGCTTTTCACGCTTTTCCCCGTGGAAGGAGTATTTGCGAGGGAGGCGGAACGCATCAATTTTCACTGGGTGAGCTGGAGAACACTCGTGTCGCTGCTGTTTCTCGTATTAGGTGCTCTAGTCATCATCGCACAGTTGAACCATGTCGTCTGCAGTCACGCAACGCCTTCGAGAATCA CGGAGGCTCTGTACTACATTCTTAACTTCAGCGGGGCTGTATGCTTCTTTGTGATCGCCATGCGGTGGCAAACTGTCATATTGAACTGGAGAATGTACGAAGAAGTGTTTCTTTATGTTCCCTACAAGCAACTAGGTCGAAGTTTGAAATTCAAAGTCAGATTTGTGGGTTTCATCGTGTTGTTACTTGCTTTGC TCGAAGATCTACTACACATTTCATCCTGTTTTGAATCAAACTATGAATATCTTTCGCGTTGTGATAACGGCTCAGCGTTTTGGCAAACTTTTTACGAGAGAGAGCATCCGCAAATTTTTCAGTATATTGAATACAGTTTGCCGATGGCGATACTAGTGGAATACACCCACAAAGTCTATCTTTTCCTGTGGACATTCATGGATCTGTTCATCACATTGGTCAGCCTTGGCCTTTCGACTCGTTTCGAACAATTATACAGTAGAATAGAACATTTGAAGGGGAAATCCATGCCGGATTCATTTTGGGTGGAAATTCGACTAGACTATTCTAGAATATCAAACTTAGTGGCTTTCATAGACAAAGTTCTTTCCCCAATAATTTTGATCACCTGCGCGAGCGATATTTATTTCATCACGTATCAATTGTATATGTCCGTGAA ACTCAATGCGTCAATGCCCTTGTCAACGTTGTATTACCGGCTTTCCTTGGTGTTCCTAATATTTAGGGCCCTATTGATGCTGCTTACATCGTCTCATATTTTCGTTGCATCTCAAAAACCGTTGGGAATTCTGCGGGCAGTACCGATGAGCTCTTGGACCACCAAC GTGCAACGATTCACTCATGAAATTTTGAACATCCAGAATGCGCTCTCGGGCCATAAGTTCTTCTTTCTTAAGCGACAGATAATTCTAGCG ATGGCGGGAACCTTACTCACGTACGAGCTGGTGATGCTCAGTGAAGTGAAGTCAACTGACGATGCGGAGTTCTGCGATAGGCCCACGCGTTTATATTGA